The Pirellulales bacterium genome includes the window CCGACAAAGCCCGTCCCAGGCGCACCGTTGGAGGACGTCGTTGCCTATGTGAAGCATGGCATCGTGAAAATCGAAACCTCCGACGGTCTTAACAATCGTCGTGGATTGGGCTCGGGCTTCGTGATCGACACAAGCGGCCTGGTGGCAACGAACTATCATGTCGTATCCGACGCCTCGAAGGCCGACGTGCTGTTCAGCGACGGTACGCGCTACGGAGTCGAGGGATATACCGCGATCGATAAGCACGCCGACCTTGCCATCCTCAGGCTCAATGGCGTTCCGCCAGACGTCAAAGCGCTCGAGCTGAGATATGGCGACAGGCCCCGCGATGCGTCGCAGGTGTATGCCATCGGTCATCCCCAAGACAATGAGTTTACCACCACGGGCGGTATCGTTGGCCGCGTGCTCCGCACCAATCAACTGCCGACCGAAACGCGCCAGTGGTTAACCTCGACGATCGACGATAGTGGTGACGACCTATGGATCCAGCACGACGCCAAAATATCGCCGGGCAACAGTGGCGGACCCTTGATCAACGCCCACGGAGATGTGGTTGGAGTGAACTCCTGGGTCAACCAGAAGCTCGGGCTCGGCTATGCGATCCATGCGCGCCATCTGCACGACCTGGTGGCTCGGCAAGAGGCTGTAGTGCTGCCCCTGAAGCAGCATCGCCGCAGCATGCCCGAGCCGGCGGAGCCGCAGCTAACGAGCATGCGCGGTGTTGCCGAGCAGATCAAGCAGTTGCGCCACCGGCTGGCGGCCCAAGGCTGGCGTCCGCAGACCGCGGACGACTGTGCGTCGTTCGACGAGTTGGCGCGGACGATCACCGAAGTGAAGTACGTTCAGGCTCACCCAGGCGCACAGACGCCCATGCCGCTCGACGAACAGCAGGCGCTACTGCAAGAGGCCGACGAAGTCGTGGACGCGCTGCAGGCCGTCTCGTGGAAAGTGCAAGAGCAGATATTGCCCATCAACGCGCACGCCGGCAAGGATCGCGCCCCCTATGGAGGCGTATTTCTCTTTGGTCGCGTGAAGAAGCTTTTCTTGGGGGACGACATGGAAAACGCGGCGCTCATTCAGGTGGAAGGTACCGATGAACAATTCTTTCTTCCCCTGGATGATGCCATTGCCGGAGTGAAGGAGGAGGGCTGCGTGCTCGTACTGGGGATCGCGCATCCTTCCAAGGTGCGCGTCGGCGATAATCCGCTCAAGCCGACAAAAGTGCCGATCTTGCTTAGCAAAGTCGTGCTGCCTTTGGCTCGCTAAGATCGCGGCGGCGTAAAACGCCGCATGGAAGAACTTCAGCTAGAACGCTTCAACTTGTCGCGCGATACGACCATATAGATCGAGTCCCCGCGGGCAACTTCTTTTCCTTCTTCGTTGCGCACGATGCTTTCGGCGTGGATAATGTGTTTGCCCAGCCGTGGCACCGTGGATTCACAATAGATCATTCCTTCGGAAACCGGACGGAAGTATTTGATTCGCAAGTCGACTGATACCAGCGACGAGCTGCCGTCGAGCCGATGTACGTCCGTCAGCAGAATTGCGTGCGCAATCCCCGTGTCGATCAGCGTGGCGATGATGCCGCCGTGCATGATGTGGGCAGGCTGCGTCAGGTCGGGCCGCCAAGCGACCTTGAGCATCGACCAGCCGGGACGCATGTCCTCGACTTCCATCCCGATGAGCTTGAAGAACGGCCAGTTCCGGGCCGTTTCCAGAATCTTATCGCGGGCTTGAAGAATCGCGGGATCGTCGGGAAGTGGCGGGGCGGACATGCTCAGTTGCTCCTCAAGGGGCACGAAAAATCGTTGGCCGTATCGTAGGGGACGTCTCGCGAATCGGCCAGACGCCGGGCGATCCGCGGGCGGCGATCTGCAAAGGGGGCTTGTCTGCGAAAGCCTTTAGGCCCCTTCACCGCGGCGTGGCGCTCTCGAT containing:
- a CDS encoding trypsin-like peptidase domain-containing protein, with the translated sequence MGIRVTCAACQATFRVRDEFAGKKGRCPKCDASLRVPGTTPIVPPAMVGPPPAPPPLVPVHPLASDTAPSLNDAAPVITVDTDELIRRPTIVMRRAGRVRRWTWLAAAVLLVAATAGGIAFVVRGSLLSSAGAKNASSVTTAPATNPPLELGVNKAPFNPPALPQAADPTKPVPGAPLEDVVAYVKHGIVKIETSDGLNNRRGLGSGFVIDTSGLVATNYHVVSDASKADVLFSDGTRYGVEGYTAIDKHADLAILRLNGVPPDVKALELRYGDRPRDASQVYAIGHPQDNEFTTTGGIVGRVLRTNQLPTETRQWLTSTIDDSGDDLWIQHDAKISPGNSGGPLINAHGDVVGVNSWVNQKLGLGYAIHARHLHDLVARQEAVVLPLKQHRRSMPEPAEPQLTSMRGVAEQIKQLRHRLAAQGWRPQTADDCASFDELARTITEVKYVQAHPGAQTPMPLDEQQALLQEADEVVDALQAVSWKVQEQILPINAHAGKDRAPYGGVFLFGRVKKLFLGDDMENAALIQVEGTDEQFFLPLDDAIAGVKEEGCVLVLGIAHPSKVRVGDNPLKPTKVPILLSKVVLPLAR
- a CDS encoding PaaI family thioesterase, with protein sequence MSAPPLPDDPAILQARDKILETARNWPFFKLIGMEVEDMRPGWSMLKVAWRPDLTQPAHIMHGGIIATLIDTGIAHAILLTDVHRLDGSSSLVSVDLRIKYFRPVSEGMIYCESTVPRLGKHIIHAESIVRNEEGKEVARGDSIYMVVSRDKLKRSS